The stretch of DNA TGTGTTTATAATTGGAAGTTTTACAACTTTCAATAGGTCAAAGTTAGGATAGAAAAAATATTAAACCTCCAAAATATAGGAGTTATATGGCTTTAAGTTGGAACGAAATTAAAGACAGAGCTTTAAAGTTCTCAAATGAATTTAAAGATGCTAAGTACGAAAAAGGGGAAACCCAAACTTTTTATAACGATTTTTTTAATGTCTTTGGGCTTAATAGAAGGCGTGTAGCAACTTTTGAAGAACCTGTTAAAAAACTTGGCGACAAACAAGGCTTTATTGATTTGTTTTGGGGCGGTGTTATGCTTGTGGAGCAAAAATCGCAGGGCAGAGATTTAAAGAAAGCTAAAACACAAGCACTTGAGTATTTTCCGAACTTAAAAGATGAAGAATTGCCACGATATATTTTACTCTCAGATTTTCAAACTTTTGAATTATACGACCTTGAAACGGATGAAGAACACAAATTCGACTTAAAAGACTTATATCAAAATGTCGGATTGTTCGGCTTTATCGCAGGGTATGAGAAAAAAACATATAAAGATACAGAAGTTGTAAACATTGAAGCTTCTGAACTTATGGGCAAATTATACGACCAGTTGAGACTTTCGGGTTATCCTGAACACGACTTGGAAGTATTTTTGACGAGAATTTTATTTTGCTTATTTGCGGATGATTCAGATATTTGGGAACGCAATTTGTTAACTCAATATATAGAAGAACGAACAGCCAAAGACGGCTCGGACTTAGGAGGCAAGATTGCAAAACTATTTGAAACCTTGAATACTCCCCGAGAAAAGCGTTCACCACATTTAGATGAACACTTAAAACGATTTGCATATATCAATGGTGGGTTATTTGCTCACTTGGTGCATATTCCCGATTTTGATTCCAAGATGAGAGCTGTATTTCTAGAGTGCTGCTATTTTGATTGGAAAAAAGTATCACCTGCTATTTTTGGTTCACTGTTTCAATCGGTTTCTAATCCACAAAAAAGACGTGAACTCGGCGAACATTATACCTCTGAACAGAATATTTTCAAACTTATTGAACCATTGTTTTTAGACGACCTTTGGGAAGAATTTGAAAAAATAAAACATAACAGAAACAAACTTGAAGAATTCCATAATAAAATTGCAAGCTTAAAATTTTTTGACCCTGCATGTGGTTGCGGAAACTTTTTAGTTGTAACTTATAGAGAATTAAGAAGGCTTGAAACAAAGATTATTTTAACATTAGATTCGTTCAAAAAAGATTCGGGTCAAATGAGAATGGACGTTGCAAGACTTTCAAAGATTGATGTTGATAATTTCTATGGAATAGAAATTGAAGAATTTCCTTGCAAGATTGCAGAAGTTGCTCTTTGGATGACTGACCACTTGATGAATATGGAATTATCAGAATCATTAGGCTCTTTTTATTCAAGAATCCCACTTGTAAAATCGGCAAAGATAGTAAATGCAAATTCATTGACGCAAGATTGGAACGAAGTCATTAAACCCGAAGAACTTAACTACATCTTAGGTAATCCACCTTTTATAGGTAAACAAATGCAATCTAAAGAACAAACGGATGAAATTTCGACAATATTTCATGGAGTAAAGGGAACAGGTGTTCTTGATTATGTTACTGCTTGGTATCTCAAATCAGCTCAATATATTAAAAATTATTCTCATATTAAATGTGCTTTTGTTTCAACAAATTCAATCACTCAAGGCGAACAAGTCGGTATTTTGTGGAATGAACTTTTAAAGAATTATAATATCAAAATCCACTTTGCACACAGAACTTTTGACTGGTGTAATGAAGCGAGAGGAAACGCACACGTCCACTGCGTAATTATAGGGTTTGCGAATTTTGATACAAACAAAAAACGACTTTTTGATTACGAGGATATAAAGGGCGAGCCTCACGAAATTGAAGTAAAAAATATAAATCCGTATTTGGTTGATTATAATGATTTAGTTATAGTTAAGCGGTCAAAACCACTACAAAATAGTCAAGAAATAGTTTTTGGGAGCATGCCTAATGACGGCGGAAATTTAATATTTAATACAGAAAAAGAAAAAAATGAGTTTGTAGAAAAAGAACATTTATCCGAAAAATATATTAAAGAATTAATTTGTGCAGAGGAATTTATTAATAACAAAAAACGATATTGTTTATGGTTAAAAGATGTTAACCCAATGGAATTAGCAAAGATGCCAATGGTACTTGATAGAATAAATAAAGTTAAGGCTTTACGTTCACAAAGTACAAGAAAAGAAACAAGAGAACTTGCAAATACTCCTGCACTATTCGGAGAAATAAGACAACCTGACAGCAATTATATTTTAGTTCCGCTTCATTCTTCTGAAAATAGGAAATATATTCCAATAGGATTTTTCAACAAAAATCATATAGCCAATAATAGTTGTTCCATAGTTCCAAACGCTACGCTTTATGACTTTGGGGTTTTGACGTCTGAAATGCATATGACATGGACAAAATACACCTGCGGACGCTTAGAAAGCCGTTATAGATATTCAAATACAGTCGTTTATAATAACTTTCCATTCCCGAAAGATATATCGGATAAAAATAAACAAAATGTTGAGCAAAGGGCTCAAGCGGTGCTTGAAGTAAGAGCAAAATATCAAAATACAGGTTGTGAGGGTAACGGTTGTTCTTTAGCGGTCTTATATAACCCCGAAACAATGCCTCCTGACCTTATGAAAGCACATCAAGAACTAGATAGAGCAGTTGACAAATGCTATGGCAAAACAATCTTCAAATCCGAGCGTGAGAGAATCGAGTTTTTATTTTCTTTATACGAACAATATACAAAACCGTTACTAACCATGAAAGGTTAATTTTATGGAAGAACAAGCAGAAAATTTCTACAATTTATTAAAAAAAGTTGGTACTAATCGTAGCTTTAAAACACCTTTAGGCAGTCATAAAAACTACATTGAACATATTGTTTTGCGAAACTGTCAAGATTATATAACAACAGCAGGAATAATTAATGATAATTTAACCCCTCTTGGCAAAAATAAAAGGGAAGAATTTAGGCATTATTTCAATGCAATAGTTTCGATGGAACAAATTTTGGATTATCTATATTTTGAAACTAAAGATAATTACAAAATTAAAATCGGTCAAAGCAATTTCAAGAAAAATATTTTAAATCAACATCCAATTTTAAAAGAAATTTCAGAAACTGCAAATGCATTTAAGCATTGTATAACAAACAATCCCGATAAAAAAAATGCAAAAGATGCTGTAACAAGCACAATAAAGACAAACATATCACTGTCAAAAGGCTTGCAGGATATAACTCAAGAATTTAACTATGATTCACAGATATTAATTGATGGCTTTAATTTCTGGTGGGGATATGTCAATGGCAAAATTAAAATAACATTCACAGAGGGGGCATAAAGTATGCCATATCAAAATATTTTTATAATTGCACAAAATAGTCCGTCAATACCAAAATTTGAAAGTTAATTTATGGAAGACTGTGGCAAAAATAAAAAAAATGAACTTGAAAATTTATATAAATATTGTGACACGAAAGCGGCGAAAGCTATTTTGTTGAATTCAACTATAAGATTTTCACATCCATCATTTTTTAATGACCCTTATGATGCTGTGCCACCTCATGATGTTATTAACGGTGATGAAAAGTTATCTAAAGATTTTTTGAATGAACTTGCGAATAATAATACAGTTATGAACTCTTTTTCTCAAAATAATTTAGTTAAAATCAAACAAGAAATAAAAGAAGGCACTTATTCTGATTTAAATAAAGCCAAAAAAAATATAACTTATGAATGCTTAAGTAAGATTTATGAATCGATGGGAATATTATGTTTATCAGAAAAAAAAGATAATATTTTAATGTGGTCACATTATGCTGATTCGCATAAAGGACTTGTTATTGCTTTTAACTCTAATTCTTATCTTTTTCGAAGTGCCATCAGGGTGAACTATGTGAAATCAAGAATTAGTTTAGACCCAAATCAAATTTTTTCTAATATTAATAACCCGAATGACAATACTTGCAAAAAAGCGTTGGATGTTTTTTTTAGTACAAAATATATAGATTGGCAATATGAAAATGAGCTTAGAATAATTAAAGATATCAAATCTAAATGTTCAGATGAGCCAATAAATGAATTTGATATTATAGGAGTTTATTTAGGGTGTAATATGAACATTTTAGATGAAATATTTTTTATTAATATAATAAAAACCAAATTCCCATCCATAAAAATATATAAAGCTTATACCGTAATAAATAGTTTTAGTCTTAATTTTTATGAAATCGCATGTGAAAGATTAATTTCTCTAAAGTAGATAAAAAATAGACAAAATTACATAATGCTATAATAGAATTATGGCTAAAGGGATTAAAACAGGCGGTAGGCAAAAAGGCACGCCGAATAAGAAAACAAAGACGATTAAAGAACTCCTAGAGCAAGACTTTTTGGGGTTTAATCCTGTTTCAGAGATGATTAATCTCTATAATACAGATATAGATGTAGTTCAAAAAATTGTTATCCTCAAAGAACTTGCAAATTATGTTTATCCGAAGCGTAAAGCGATTGACTGTACTTTTTCAGATACAGAGCCGATGCAGATTAATTTTTGCAGGGAGTACAAATAATGCCGAATGTGAAAAATCTTAAAATGAACTCCGAACGAACTCCGAAGGAAAGAAAAGAACTTGCACAAAAAGCAGGCATAAAATCAGGTG from Candidatus Gastranaerophilales bacterium encodes:
- a CDS encoding N-6 DNA methylase, giving the protein MALSWNEIKDRALKFSNEFKDAKYEKGETQTFYNDFFNVFGLNRRRVATFEEPVKKLGDKQGFIDLFWGGVMLVEQKSQGRDLKKAKTQALEYFPNLKDEELPRYILLSDFQTFELYDLETDEEHKFDLKDLYQNVGLFGFIAGYEKKTYKDTEVVNIEASELMGKLYDQLRLSGYPEHDLEVFLTRILFCLFADDSDIWERNLLTQYIEERTAKDGSDLGGKIAKLFETLNTPREKRSPHLDEHLKRFAYINGGLFAHLVHIPDFDSKMRAVFLECCYFDWKKVSPAIFGSLFQSVSNPQKRRELGEHYTSEQNIFKLIEPLFLDDLWEEFEKIKHNRNKLEEFHNKIASLKFFDPACGCGNFLVVTYRELRRLETKIILTLDSFKKDSGQMRMDVARLSKIDVDNFYGIEIEEFPCKIAEVALWMTDHLMNMELSESLGSFYSRIPLVKSAKIVNANSLTQDWNEVIKPEELNYILGNPPFIGKQMQSKEQTDEISTIFHGVKGTGVLDYVTAWYLKSAQYIKNYSHIKCAFVSTNSITQGEQVGILWNELLKNYNIKIHFAHRTFDWCNEARGNAHVHCVIIGFANFDTNKKRLFDYEDIKGEPHEIEVKNINPYLVDYNDLVIVKRSKPLQNSQEIVFGSMPNDGGNLIFNTEKEKNEFVEKEHLSEKYIKELICAEEFINNKKRYCLWLKDVNPMELAKMPMVLDRINKVKALRSQSTRKETRELANTPALFGEIRQPDSNYILVPLHSSENRKYIPIGFFNKNHIANNSCSIVPNATLYDFGVLTSEMHMTWTKYTCGRLESRYRYSNTVVYNNFPFPKDISDKNKQNVEQRAQAVLEVRAKYQNTGCEGNGCSLAVLYNPETMPPDLMKAHQELDRAVDKCYGKTIFKSERERIEFLFSLYEQYTKPLLTMKG
- a CDS encoding DUF2971 domain-containing protein — translated: MEDCGKNKKNELENLYKYCDTKAAKAILLNSTIRFSHPSFFNDPYDAVPPHDVINGDEKLSKDFLNELANNNTVMNSFSQNNLVKIKQEIKEGTYSDLNKAKKNITYECLSKIYESMGILCLSEKKDNILMWSHYADSHKGLVIAFNSNSYLFRSAIRVNYVKSRISLDPNQIFSNINNPNDNTCKKALDVFFSTKYIDWQYENELRIIKDIKSKCSDEPINEFDIIGVYLGCNMNILDEIFFINIIKTKFPSIKIYKAYTVINSFSLNFYEIACERLISLK